The Penicillium psychrofluorescens genome assembly, chromosome: 2 nucleotide sequence CGCTGGTCCCCTGTTTAACCAGATCCTGCCTTTGCTCATGGAGAAGTCATTGGAGGACCAGGAGCGCCACTTGCTCGTCAAGGTCATTGATCGCGTTCTCTACAAGCTCGATGATTTGGTTCGCCCCTACGTTCACAAGATCTTGGTTGTCATTGAGCCATTGCTTATTGACCAAGACTACTATGCTCGCGTTGAGGGTCGCGAGATTATCTCCAACCTTGCCAAGGCCGCTGGTCTTGCCACGATGATCAGTGTCATGCGGCCGGATATCGATCACGTCGATGAGTATGTGCGAAACACCACGGCGCGTGCCTTTGCCGTTGTAGCTTCTGCGCTCGGTATTCccgcccttcttcctttcctccgCGCCGTCTGCCGCAGCAAGAAGTCCTGGCAGGCCAGACACACCGGTGTCAAGATCGTCCAACAGGTTCCGATCCTGATGGGCTGCGCGATTTTGCCTCACCTGAAGGGTCTGGTTGATTGCATTTCAGATAATCTCAGTGATGAACAGGCCAAGGTCCGGACGGTTACTGCCTTGGCTGTGGCTGCTCTGGCCGAAGCGGCCAATCCCTACGGTATTGAAAGCTTCGATGAGATCTTGAACCCTCTCTGGACCGGCGCACGCAAGCAGCGTGGCAAGGGTCTGGCCGCTTTCCTCAAGGCCGTCGGTTACATAATTCCTCTCATGGACGAAGAATACGCCAACTACTACACCAGCCAAATTATGgagattcttcttcgagagTTTTCGTCTCCAGATgaagagatgaagaaggtggttTTGAAGGTGGTGTCGCAGTGTGCCAGCACCGAGGGCGTCACTTCCGGCTACCTGAAGGAGCATGTGTTGACCGATTTCTTCAAGAGCTTCTGGGTGAGGCGGATGGCCCTCGACCGAAGGAACTACCGACAGGTGGTGGATACGACCGTCGATTTGGGCCAGAAAGTCGGGGTTGGGGAGATTCTCGAGCGTGTCGTCAACAATCTGAAGGACGAAAGCGAACCGTACCGCAAGATGACTGTGGAAACCGTGGAGAAGCTCATCGCGTCGCTTGGAGCTGCCGACATTTCCGAAAGACTGGAGGAGCGGCTCATCGACGGTGTGCTCTACGCATTCCAAGAACAAAGTATTGAGGACATTGTCATCCTGAACGGATTCGGTACTGTGGTGAACGCTCTTGGTACGCGATGCAAGCCATATCTCCCACAAATTGTCAGTACCATTCTCTGGCGGTTGAACAACAAATCAGCGACGGTCCGACAGCAGGCAGCCGACCTGATTTCGCGGGTTGCGATGGTCATGAAGCAGTGCGGCGAGGATGCTCTGATGGGGAAGCTTGGTGTTGTGCTCTACGAGTACCTGGGTGAGGAATACCCTGAAGTGCTGGGTTCGATTCTGGGTGCTCTCCGGTCCATTGTCACCGTGGTCGGTATCAATCAGATGCAGCCGCCCATTCGCGACCTTCTGCCTCGCCTGACGCCCATTCTGCGCAACCGTCACGAAAAGGTACAGGAAAACACGATCGATCTGGTCGGTCGTATTGCTGATCGCGGTCCGGAGTCTGTCAATGCTCGCGAATGGATGCGAATCTGcttcgagctgctcgacATGCTGAAGGCCCACAAGAAGGGTATTCGTCGTGCGGCCAACAACACTTTTGGTttcatcgccaaggccatcgGTCCTCAGGATGTGCTGGCGACGctgctcaacaacctccGCGTGCAAGAGCGTCAATCTCGTGTCTGCACGGCTGTCGCCATCGGCATTGTGGCCGAAACCTGTGCGCCGTTCACGGTGCTCCCGGCTCTGATGAACGAGTATCGCGTTCCTGAGCTCAACGTGCAGAACGGTGTCCTGAAGGCCATGTCGTTCTTGTTTGAGTACATTGGcgagatggccaaggacTACGTCTACGCGGTCACGCCTCTGCTCGAAGACGCTCTCATTGACCGCGACCAGGTGCACCGACAGACGGCCGCTAGCGTCGTCAAGCACATCGcgctcggcgtcgtcggGCTTGGCTGCGAGGATGCCATGCTTCATCTGCTCAACCTGGTGTTCCccaacatcttcgagacCAGCCCCCATGTCATCGACCGGATCATCGAGGCTATTGACGCGATTCGCATGGCTGTCGGCACCGGCGTGGTCATGAACTATGTCTGGGCAGGACTGTTCCATCCCGCGCGGAAAGTGCGCATTCCCTACTGGCGGTTGTACAATGACGCCTACGTCCAAGGCGCTGATGCCATGGTCCCTTACTATCCCAGCTTGGAGGACGACGGCATGGACCGGCCGGAGTTGATGATCATCGTCTGAGCGACGATGCTGTATTTGAatgtctctttttctttcttgccttGCATAACTATCTTCGTTCCAAGCCGGTGTTCTTATGAATGAGTTACTTTCTACAGACGGGGACGGATGGCGTGTTGACTGTATATCAATTTGAATGCCATAGGTTCCAAATATCTTCTTCACTCGTAGTCGTTGAAGTTCCTGCGTTGGTCGCTATTATGTTGTAGCAAGACCGTTTTCAGTGATTTACAATTAAACATCTTGGGACGTTGGCAATAATCTACGAGTTCATCGAACACGATCGCATGGCTTGGCATCGATCTATATATATCGCCCTCAGCAGCCACGCAAAGCAAAAtaaattaaaaaaaaaaaagcgaCTAGATAGAACATATGTAGTTTATTGGCACGCtcatatatatatataatAGATATCCTTTCGTTCCAGGCCGACATATATAATTCATATTCCAGTGACTTGGTCCCTGGCGGGACCAATCTAGAGCCGATCGCAGCAGACCCGGGAGTAATCGACGGCCAAGCCTGGGATGACAGGGGGAAATAGGGAAGTGATCGCTCCAGGCTGAAGACAATCATGTCAATCACTACACTTAGTTTTGGTCAAACTTTTACAATGAGTAGAAGACATTTTGGATATTCTGGGTGGCCTTCGCTCTGTACAATCAATCTCTCTCCTATGTGGTGACCGCAACCAACCCCCTATTCCTATTCCTCGccccctcttcttcctcgccaccCTCCATCGGGGGGCAATTTCCTGACCCAGCAGCGTCGGCAATggacagaggagaagaatcCGAGAAAGATTGGGTTCATGTTTTACCAGTACATACGAACAGTGAAAAACGGAGGCAAAACAAAATCCCCCAAATGCCAGTAAAAAAGCtaattttattttttctCGCACCGACTCGTATTCAGTGGTTGTCTGTTCCTAATCTTAGGAGACCCGCACAAGAACAACCACATACCCGGGCTCCACGAGGGGAAAAGCCAAGTCCGCAATCCGCCATTCGTCAAATGCCTAAGCTTGTGGTGGGTAGACTTGGC carries:
- a CDS encoding uncharacterized protein (ID:PFLUO_002338-T1.cds;~source:funannotate) → MSDADIETVRRLQAERNAAAAVKKGSKTFDPSAQRTDSSTKASLTDTFDTTLYERTGADRFSGYDTSIAVNGDDEDMEDADAGHRLVGQYTATRGQIDEMAQGNGVEEEDILLGREKAGRIADRETDYQKRRFDRGPLTPTRADPFAANAHANVEGDGQTYREVMALREIEKEEERVQKLIAERRERGEDDVVEHQATLRAAETDKENAEAGSTVEVSIGRKRKQRWDMASEDAAAAEAEPAAEAKAKRSRWDQTPVPGAPDEGAKRRSRWDQAPSLTSATPVGNQGLATPMHPSQGGAAGAGPGFGTDVSGRNAVWSDEELDMMLPSEGYKILDPPPGYEPVRTAARKMMATPAPVAGAAGVGGFMMQEPESARSLGKELPTDIPGVGDLQFFKPEDMAYFGKLMEGGDENSMTVEEMKERKIMRLLLKVKNGTPPMRKTALRQLTDNARNFGAGPLFNQILPLLMEKSLEDQERHLLVKVIDRVLYKLDDLVRPYVHKILVVIEPLLIDQDYYARVEGREIISNLAKAAGLATMISVMRPDIDHVDEYVRNTTARAFAVVASALGIPALLPFLRAVCRSKKSWQARHTGVKIVQQVPILMGCAILPHLKGLVDCISDNLSDEQAKVRTVTALAVAALAEAANPYGIESFDEILNPLWTGARKQRGKGLAAFLKAVGYIIPLMDEEYANYYTSQIMEILLREFSSPDEEMKKVVLKVVSQCASTEGVTSGYLKEHVLTDFFKSFWVRRMALDRRNYRQVVDTTVDLGQKVGVGEILERVVNNLKDESEPYRKMTVETVEKLIASLGAADISERLEERLIDGVLYAFQEQSIEDIVILNGFGTVVNALGTRCKPYLPQIVSTILWRLNNKSATVRQQAADLISRVAMVMKQCGEDALMGKLGVVLYEYLGEEYPEVLGSILGALRSIVTVVGINQMQPPIRDLLPRLTPILRNRHEKVQENTIDLVGRIADRGPESVNAREWMRICFELLDMLKAHKKGIRRAANNTFGFIAKAIGPQDVLATLLNNLRVQERQSRVCTAVAIGIVAETCAPFTVLPALMNEYRVPELNVQNGVLKAMSFLFEYIGEMAKDYVYAVTPLLEDALIDRDQVHRQTAASVVKHIALGVVGLGCEDAMLHLLNLVFPNIFETSPHVIDRIIEAIDAIRMAVGTGVVMNYVWAGLFHPARKVRIPYWRLYNDAYVQGADAMVPYYPSLEDDGMDRPELMIIV